In one Balaenoptera ricei isolate mBalRic1 chromosome 20, mBalRic1.hap2, whole genome shotgun sequence genomic region, the following are encoded:
- the LOC132355280 gene encoding C-C motif chemokine 14-like — MKVSTTAISLLLLVIITVALGSKTESYSGGPYHPTECCFKYVIRPVRRQWISGYYETSSQCSKPGIVFITRKGHHICANPSDDWVQDYIKALEEIGVTWK; from the exons ATGAAGGTCTCCACGACAgccatctccctcctcctcctcgtcatcATTACCGTCGCCCTGGGGTCCAAGACTGAATCTTATTCAG GAGGACCTTACCACCCCACCGAGTGCTGCTTCAAATACGTGATCCGGCCAGTCAGGCGACAGTGGATTTCAGGCTATTATGAGACCAGCAGCCAGTGCTCCAAGCCTGGAATTGT CTTCATCACCAGAAAGGGCCATCACATCTGTGCCAACCCCAGCGATGATTGGGTCCAGGACTATATCAAGGCGCTGGAGGAGATCGGAGTGACCTGGAAGTAG
- the CCL16 gene encoding C-C motif chemokine 16, with product MKVSVVALSLLILILTITSAVHSQPKIPESVNPPPTCCLKYHEKVLPRKMVVRYRKALSCYLPAIIFITRRKREICTNPNDEWVQEYIKDPRLPLHPSRKLV from the exons ATGAAAGTCTCCGTGGTTGCCCTCTctctcctcatcctcatcctcaccaTTACTTCTGCTGTTCACAGCCAGCCAA AAATTCCTGAGTCGGTGAACCCTCCACCCACCTGCTGCCTGAAGTATCATGAGAAAGTATTGCCAAGAAAAATGGTGGTGAGATACAGAAAGGCCCTCAGCTGTTACCTGCCGGCAATCAT ATTCATCACCAGAAGGAAACGAGAGATCTGTACCAACCCCAATGATGAATGGGTCCAAGAATACATCAAGGATCCCAGACTACCTTTGCATCCTTCCAGGAAGTTGGTCTAG